The genomic interval GTGCGCTTAAGGATTTGCAAGAAAATGCAGCTATCACTCTTTAAAAGAACTTCACAACACACAACCCCCAGCAGCTTTTGTACCTTCAATTTCAACACTCCTAACCCTAAGCAAGCTGCAAAACTGCGAGAACTTGCTGCCTCAATGCAACAATCAATTAACAGTAAGCTCAATCCCGCTATAAACAAACAGCGGGCAACCAAACGCCGCAAAACAATAGCCCAAGGAATTATTGCCGAAGGAGTGGAACTACAGACAATCCAGTCTTGGTTGCTTGCAATAGCCGAAATGTGGTTCTTCGGAAATATTCCCGAAGTGCTGCGCGGCATCTCCCAAAAGTCCCAAGTAGAAGCCTTGTACAAAATCTCTCAAAGAGCAAAGACTCTCGAAGAAGTCAAGGAAGTTTTTAAGGATGAATCTTATCAAGATAGGGTAAAGTCTCTCAACCGTGCAAGTATTTACACCGCAAGCGAGATTATGTCTGCAATCGCTGAAATTCAGAAAGTTGTTAAACTTGAAGAGGTTGATACCACCCAACAAGAGTTAAACCGACTGGAATTAGAAATCATCGGAATGAAGTCAGGAGACTTCTTCCCCACCCCTTCTTCTATTTGCGATCGCCTAATTCAACTAGCAGAAATTAATGAAAATTCTCGCATACTTGAACCCAGTGCTGGTTCTGGCTGCATTGCTGAATCCATATTCAAAAAATATCCTCAAGCCAATTTAGAAGTCGTAGAAATTAATCCAACTCTACGCAAGATACTTGAATTGAAAAGATTCAATTTAGTAGGTAGAGATTTTCTAGATTACACAACTGAGAATCTCTACTCGCATATCATTATGAACCCTCCCTTCTCTCAATTAATTGAGCATATCTACCATGCGTGTAAGTTAATGAAATCAGGAGGAATACTAATAGCAATAATTCCAGAGTCAGTATTCTTTAATCGCAAATACCAAGATTTTAAAGCATGGTTAGATAGCCGAGATACATACAAAGAATCTCTACCCAAAGATGCCTTTATCCAATCAAACAACCCCACAGGTGTAGTTACCCGGATCATCAAAATAAATAAGCCGTAATGTATTACAAGCGCATAGCATACTACCAGGTTGATGAAAATAGGTATGTAACATACCTATTCCTGCATGGGGAAGGCAAACGCCAGCGCGTCATTAACAAGACTCTGTTCTCAATAGAGTCTCAAATAATCGCATCAAACGACGCTATTGACATTGACATATATGCCACGCGCTTTGACTTTCTTATGAAGACCAAGGCTCACGAAAGCTGGGATAAAGCGTCAATCCACCATCAATAAACAGGGTTTGTCCGGTAATATAAGCAGCTTCATTTGAGCAAAGAAATGCCACAGATGCTGCCATTTCTTCTGAGGTTCCAGCACGACCCATAGGAATATTACTCTCAACTTCTGCCTTTGCCTCAGGGTCGTTAATCCATGATTTGTTAATTGGTGTAATAGTCGCTCCTGGTGCAATTGCATTCACACGAATGTTATTGGATGCGTATTCCAAAGCCAAGGAACGCGTCAGGTTTTCCATCCCTCCTTTGCTCACGGAATACCCAACATATTTCGGTTTGGGAATGATTTCGTGAACGCTGGAAATGTTAAGAATTACACCACCGCCGCTACGAGAAAGAAAATGTTTAAGCGTTTCACGGGCGCAGATATACGCACCTCTAAGATTTACGGCAACAACTCGGTCAAAGTCTTCAATTTTCATTTCATGAGCTGCCCCCTCAATTTGAATGCCAGCATTATTGATTAAAATATCAAGCCTGCCAAACTTTTCCACAACAGCAGCCACCATTTTGACGACATCTTCTTCTTGGGAGACATCAGCTTGGACCAGAAGGCTTTCAACACCACAACCTCGAATCTCACCGCAGGCATTTTCTACCATTTCCTCAGTTTCTTTGGCATCTTCAGGATTTTTGCGGTAGTTAATGGCAACATTTGCACCTTCTTGAGCAAATCGAACTGCAATTGCTTGCCCAATTCCTGAACTCGCACCCGTTACCAACACATTTTTGCCTTTCAAACCTTTCATCGCGATTGAACCTCCTGAATAAGTTACGTAATGGGCAATTGGTAGAAGTTAGCTAATGAGGAGTACTCATCATTATCGACTAATAAGTAGTGACTGATAATTAGACATCTCTAGAAATTAATTGTGCGTTGTCTACAACCCTTGTACCAGACGTGCCATGGCACGTCTCTACATTGTTTTTTGGAGAGGTCTATTGAAAACTTCATTGCAAATTAGCTGAGGGATTCTCAGGAACGACCCAATAGTAGATGGTGTGCTGACGAGCCGAACCCTGTACCCGCTCTACACGCTCAGGTTTCCACTCCCCCATATCAAAATCGTGGGAAACAATGCGCGTACCGGGTTTGAGTTCCTGCAACAGCTTTGGTCGCAGTTGCAAATTGACACTAGGTAACAGATAGAGCGTTACCACTGTAGCTTGACTCAAATCAGTTTGGAAAAGGTCTTGTTGTAAAAAACTCACGCGGTCAGTCACTCCTGCCTTTTGAGAGTTTTCTCGACTTCGCTGAACTAACTCGGGATTAATCTCTATACCAATAGCACGACTTGCACCGTATTTTTGCACGGCAGTAATTGGAATCCGCCCATCACCGCTACCAAGGTCATAAAGCACATCGTTACTTGACACATTTGCCAGTTTCAGCATTCGCTCAATGACTTTTTCAGGTGTCGGAACGTAAGGTACATTAGCCTGACGTTCTTGAGGTTGTGCAGCGGTGGTTGGCGTTTGGGCTTCTGCTTCTGCTTCAAAATTGCGTTGTTGAGTGCAACCTGTAAACATCAAGCTACTAACACTCACACTTACAACCAATAATCCAAGCATTCGATGTAACTGCATACTGTTTAGTTTGAAATTACCGCAATTTTCATAAAAATTAGCGTTGCCTAGATATGGGCAAAAGCAGTACACCAGCTAACACCACTGCTACTCCCGCGAGCGCGCCCACTCCAGTATACGCAAGGCTCGAATAAAGCAAATAACCGCAAATGAGGCAAAAGAGTATCGGTGTTAGAGGGTAAAAAGGGACGCGAAAGGGTCGGAATACATGAGGTTCACGCACGCGTAACACGAGCAGCGACACGCCGCTGAGTAAGAAAAAGAACCAAAACACGGGGGCGGTGTAATCCACCATCGTTTCAAAACCTTTGCGCGTCACAGTCCCCAATAACACCAAAAAAAGCGTTATTGCACCCTGCGCCAGCATTGCCTTCGTTAGTGTACTGGAGCGATTTCTCCAGTCGCCCATAAAAGAAAACAACGCAAAATCTTGCCCAAGTGCATAGTTGCTACGAGCACCAGTAAAAATCGTGGCGTTGATTCCACCCAAAGTAGCAACCGCAACCAGTAAACTGATAAACACAGCACCAAGTTCGCCAAAAGCGCGGCGCATTAAAGAAGCTGCGACAGCTTCTTGTTGTGCCATTCCTGATAGTCCTAATCCGGTTATGTAAGCTATGTTGATCAACAAGTAAATTACTGTAATAATGCCAATACTCCACAGAAGTGACCTCACCATGTTGCGTTTAGTGTTTTGTAAGTCTGCGGAAATATAAGCCGCTTCATTCCAACCGCCGTAAGACAGCAACACAAAAACCATCGCCAAACCGAAATTTCCTTGGGATGTCGGTGCAGCAGACACTACAGGTGGTGGAGTAAAAACTAAACCAGCAACAATAACTAACACTAAGCCGAGTATTGTGGCAACTGTTAGCCATTTTTGGGTGGATTTACCCTGTTGGATACCAACTATATTGACGATGGTCAAAATGACGATGACACCAGCAGCGTAAATAGACGGGGAATAATCACCAAGTCGCCACAACTGTGAAATATAGTCTCCGAACACAAACGCCAAAAGTGCAATAGAACCAGTTTGAATCACCGTCATTCGCGCCCAAGCAAATAGGAACGCCCAATTTTTGCCAAAAGCACGCATGAGGTAATGGTAATTACCACCAACATGGGGATACGCTGTCGCCAATTCGGCGTAACACATAGCACCAATCAACGACATTGCACCACCTAAAAACCAAACAAACAGCGCCCCAAACGCACTTTCGACATTTGCTGCGACGAGGGATGGTGTCTCAAAGATACCAACACCGATAGCAACGCCAACAATTAGGGCGATAGCTTCGCTGCTGCCTTCGGCAGATCGCGTCTTTTAAGGAAAGCGTCCCTTGCGGCGCGACTTTGCTTGCAACCACAGTATTTGGTAAAGGATAATTTGTGCGTTTGCTCACTTTGGTACCATCCCAGTTGGATAAAAATTTCCTGGCATATTGACTGAAAGTGTTGCAGGCGAAGGGATTAATAGCTTCCTACTAAGGTGGTAGACTTTAAAGGAGCGAATTCATTTCATACTGAAATTTAGAGTTTTCTAGCGGCGCTTATACAAGCCGAATAGAGGACCAAGAATTGCCCCGAAGACGAAGCCTCCTGCGTGTGCCCAGTAAGCAATCCCGCCACTTTCCATACCAACGTTGGTACGAGCCTGTAAGCTAGCGATACCATAGAAGGCTTGCTGGACAAACCAAAACCCAAGAAAGAAAAATGCGGGAAGTCGGACTGTAGTCAAGAAAAATCCCAAGGGAACTAAGGTGAGAACCTCGGCTTTTGGGAAACGGAGAATGTATGCACCTAAAACTCCTGCAATTGCGCCACTAGCACCCAAGGAAGGAATTGTAGAATTCTGTGAAAAGAACCACTGGCTCAATGCTGCCAAAACACCGCACGTTAGATAGAAAATGAGATATTTCACATGACCCAAGCGGTCTTCAATGTTGTTACCAAAAATCCACAGAAACAGCATATTCCCTGCCAAGTGCAAAAAACCGCCATGCAGAAATTGAGACGTAATCAAGGTCATCCATTCTGGTATCAGTGAATTTTCCAAGCTACTGGGACAGGTGGTTGAAAGTTGGCACGGTACTAGGGCTGCAGTCCGGAAAAACTCTTGCAATTGTTGCGGTGTTAGACTCAGTTGATAAAGAAAAACAACGATATTAGCAATAATTATCCCGTATGTAACAAATGGGGTAATTGTTGTAGGGTTGTTATCTCGCAAAGGAACCACGGTTGTTTTTCCTCACAATGACCATTCTTTGAATCTTTAGAAGTTGTAGCCAACTCCCACTAACACCCCGACATCAGTTTCATCAATAAAACTGACATTCACCCCACCCGTTGCTGTAATTTGTGGAGATAAAGGAACATCTACACCACCAGAAATTAATGCGCCAACAGTGCTATCTCTGCCCGTAGAAACTGCCACACCGCCGCCAATATAAGGCGCTATATTCAGTTGGGTCACTTCCAAATTTTCTTGGGGAAAATCTACAGTCAGTGGAATCAGAAAGACTGTGTTATCGCCAATGACAGCAGCCGGACGGGCAGACAAGTTTCTGGTTAGTCCAATTTTGCTAATGACACTAAATGCACCTTCACTTAAAGTCGTATTACCAGTCAAACCAATATTACCGCCAATACCAATATAACTAGGACCAGAGCGAGTGGTTCTCCCAGGAGAAACAACTTGAGCAACCTGCGTTGATTCAGCCTGAGGTGTAGTTGCTGTCGGTGTTTGTTCTATTTGAGATGTTGGTGCAGCTAGCAAAGCAGATGCAGAAGTCAAAGTCGTACCAGCAGTTTCACTGCTATTTTCTTGCTTTTGTACTACATTATCAGAACTAATAGTAGTATTTTCTGCACGAACTGGCATCATACCAACGAAAGTCACAGATGTCAGAGCTAATAAAGTAGATGCGCGTTGCCAAAAAATATTGTTCATGTCTGTTTTTTCTTGTTCATTGTGTTGTCTCTATTTTGAATAAAAAATGTGATTAGAAAGTGACAAAAAGATAGGAAGAAGAGTTAATAAGAATAGAAGTTCACTAAAATTAAATATCTTGTTTGGTACTTTACAAAGATAGAGTTGGCATATCGATAAATACAAATACTTGTTACTATCTAAAGTTGTAAAATAAGTCTTGCTACCGATAGATAAATAAAAACACCTAAAACATCAACCGCAGTGGTAATAAACGGAGCTGACATCAAGGCTGGATCTAGACCGAGACGACGAAACAAAAAAGGTAGGGCAGAACCTGACACGGAGGCTAAAACAGAAATTGCAAATAGGCTAATTCCCACGGAAAGTGCCACTCCCCAATTGCCTTGGAGAAAATAAGCCCATACCGTCACCACTGTCCCTAACATTAACCCCAAAATTGCCCCAGCAATCGCCTCCCGTCCAATCACGCCTACTACCCTTTTGGAGCGAATTTCCTGAGTACTTAGTCCCCGAATGACAACCGTTGAAGACTGTGCTCCAACATTACCACCTGCGTCAATTAATAATGGAATAAAAAAAGTTAAGGCAACAACTTGCTCTAAAATCGCCTCTTGATTTTGAATCACCACAGCGGTAGCCGTATTAGTGACCAGCAGCACCAGCAGCCAAACAACACGTTTACGAGCAACAACAACTAGGTTAGTTTGGAAATAATTGTCGCCACCAGCCTGAACACCACCCAGAGTGTAAATGTCTTCTGTTGCTTCCTGCTGTAAAACATCAATGACATCATCAACAGTGACAATACCAACTAAACGCTGCTCGGTATCTACCACAGGTAAGGCAACAAAGTCATAGTGCTGAATGATTTGTGCCACTTCTTCTTGATCGGTGTCGGTGTGGACAAATACCGCTTCCCGCGTCATGATTTCACTAACTGTTTGCTCTGGCTGTGCCATGACTAAATCCCGTAGGGAAAGAGTTCCTGTCAGATGGCGGTGACCATCAGTAACATACAAGTAGTAGATAATTTCCGTAGCGTTTGCTAAACTGCGAATTCGCTCCAAGGCTTGGGCAATTGTCATACTTTCCTTGAGCGAAATATATTCTGGGGTCATCAATCGCCCAGCAGTACCTACTTTATAGCCCAAAAGCAGGGCTGTCGCTTGGCGTTCCTCAGGACTCAGTTGTTGAAGCAGCCGCCTGACAACTTTAGCAGGTAACTCGTCAAAGAGTCGCGCTCGGTCATCCGGCGGCATTTGATCTACAATGTCGAGGACATCTTGATGTTTGAATTCTGCGATCAGCGACTGCTGGACACTGGGGTCGAGATATTCATAAACTTCAATCGCTTCCTGTTTGGAAAGTAAGCGGAAAGCGATCGCCTGCATTGCTTCTGGTAACCCTTCAATTGCTTGGGCGATATCCGCAGGTTGTACAGGTACAAGTAAGGCTTTTGCTCCCTGCAAGTTTTCTTGTTGTAGCAGTGTTTGTAGTTGCGATCGCACTAACTCCACAAGTTCTTGTCGATTCGGTCGTCCTAGAGAGGGAAATCGATTCTCAGTCAAAGTAAACCCCCTTGATGCAGACTTAAATAAAAACCTTTGTGGTAGATGGACAAGATTCAAGTGTGAATAACAAAATCAATCACCCTTGAACTCATTACATCATGAATTAAAATCGGAACACAGCAGCTAACGGTGCATTACCTGGGACTAATTCTGGCTCAACTGCATAAACTGTTCCACCGTTCAATAAAGTATGGATAGCAGCAAAATCCATTAAATCTTCCTTCTGAATTTCTTGTTTCCAATGCAATTCAACTAAATTATCGTCTGGCGTAAAATTTCCCCACCGCTGTACACCAACTGCAACAAACAAAGTATCAACCAGTTGATAATAAGCCATAGGAACAATTTCTTTAATATTGTTACTCGTTTGCCCTGTACCTGCTAATGCCTGATAGCGATCAGCTGCTGCTTCTTGAGCTTCTTGAAAGTAGGGTTGTACAATTTCCCAGGCACACCTGTGTAATTCTTGTGCTTTTAACTCATCTGGATTACCAGTCACTCCTTCATCCATCAAATAGTGATAAGTATTTGCTTCTTTGTAAATAGGAAATAAATATTCCACACCCGCTAATACTAAAAGCGCTTGCTGATTTTTCAATAACTCTTGTAATCCTGCATTCACCTGACGAAAATATCGTACAATATTATCCTTTTGCTCATCATTGTCGGCACCTTGACCATGAAACATTGCAGCGCGAGCATCGCCGCCTGCTTGTGACGTGCCAGTATGAAACTGTAACTGTTTTTCAGCATCATCATATTTCAATGCTTCAGCAATACTTTGAGGTACATTTTCCAATTCAATCTCGCTGACACTATAACGCGTCCCTTGAAATAGTCTCACTTGATTTTGACTGAGAGCCAGAATATAAAATTGTCCATCACCTGTAAGCAGAGGTAGCAAGGGCTTCAGATGAAAACGGTCGGTGACAACGACTAACTCTTGAAAATTGATTGGAAGGCAGTAATAGCTAAACAAGTTATTAGAAATAAAAATTGCCAGTCCATCACTTTGGTGCTGCCAAAATTTATATTCATCGAGTTCTTTAGCTCTTTCTAACAACTCTCTTGCATCTTGACCACGAAGCCCACTTTTTATGAGCTGTTCCTCTGCCTCTCGCAGCAAATTTTTAAACCGAGTTGGGTCTTGTTGCGTTTCTGTTCCTAGCCGAGGAGTTCGCATATAAATTGAGACACAAACGCCATCCTGTTTTTCTATTAAAGTCTTTAGTTGATAAATGGACAATATTTTCATGGCTTTGGCTCCTTCATAAAAAGACAAGATATTGAAAAATTTGGTATCATTTTTTTTTCATGTGAGTTATATCAAGCCACCTTAATTAGTTAGAATTCCTGCTTGATCTCACCCCAACCCTCTCCTTAATAAGGAGAAGGTGCCGTCGGCAGGTGAGTTTTTTGTTTTTTATAAGTGTTGATTCGGACATAATATTATTGGGGGTATGAAGATGAATTATTGAACGCAAAAATTCAATTTCTATTTTGATGTGCTACAGAAAAATCCTTAACCCCCGCTTATGCCTAGCAGTCCAGGAATATGGGGGTAAGGAAGAATATCAACTGTTACATCAAAAAAGTGAATTGGTAATTCATCTATTTGATTCACAGTTGATTCAATCCGCGCTAGTTATTTTCAGTATTGACAATAAATGTGAAGAGAAAATGACAACGACTGAGAAAAAACTAACAATATTAAATAGCATTTCTGACAAAAAGACTTAACAGTGTAGAAACAAGTGTCAGAACAACTGAAGCTAATAACGCAGGTAGGAAACCAGCAACTATAAAACCAGGAACGAGGAATCCTACCAGCCAAAGCATGAGTGCGTTAACGACAAATAGGAACAAACCAAGCGTCACAATGGTGAAGGGAAGCGTCAAAATGAACAAAACAGGTCGAACAAATGCATTGACTAACCCTAAAATCAATGCTGCAATCGCGGCTGTGCCAAAACTATCAAAAGCAAAGCCTGGTACAAGATAAGCTGTCAATAATAGTGATAAAGCAGCAACTAGCCAAGTCAGTAAGAAGTTTACTATCAACATGGTTCAAATCTCGTCACTGGTTAGAGTTTGATAGCGAGTTGCAATTAAGCGATAGTAAATGAAGCTGATGGGAAGGTGCTACCCTTACGGGTAGAAGTGCGTAGGGCGTCTACACACAA from Mastigocladopsis repens PCC 10914 carries:
- a CDS encoding baeRF7 domain-containing protein, with product MKILSIYQLKTLIEKQDGVCVSIYMRTPRLGTETQQDPTRFKNLLREAEEQLIKSGLRGQDARELLERAKELDEYKFWQHQSDGLAIFISNNLFSYYCLPINFQELVVVTDRFHLKPLLPLLTGDGQFYILALSQNQVRLFQGTRYSVSEIELENVPQSIAEALKYDDAEKQLQFHTGTSQAGGDARAAMFHGQGADNDEQKDNIVRYFRQVNAGLQELLKNQQALLVLAGVEYLFPIYKEANTYHYLMDEGVTGNPDELKAQELHRCAWEIVQPYFQEAQEAAADRYQALAGTGQTSNNIKEIVPMAYYQLVDTLFVAVGVQRWGNFTPDDNLVELHWKQEIQKEDLMDFAAIHTLLNGGTVYAVEPELVPGNAPLAAVFRF
- a CDS encoding phage holin family protein, with product MLIVNFLLTWLVAALSLLLTAYLVPGFAFDSFGTAAIAALILGLVNAFVRPVLFILTLPFTIVTLGLFLFVVNALMLWLVGFLVPGFIVAGFLPALLASVVLTLVSTLLSLFVRNAI
- a CDS encoding rhomboid family intramembrane serine protease — its product is MVPLRDNNPTTITPFVTYGIIIANIVVFLYQLSLTPQQLQEFFRTAALVPCQLSTTCPSSLENSLIPEWMTLITSQFLHGGFLHLAGNMLFLWIFGNNIEDRLGHVKYLIFYLTCGVLAALSQWFFSQNSTIPSLGASGAIAGVLGAYILRFPKAEVLTLVPLGFFLTTVRLPAFFFLGFWFVQQAFYGIASLQARTNVGMESGGIAYWAHAGGFVFGAILGPLFGLYKRR
- the mgtE gene encoding magnesium transporter, with protein sequence MTENRFPSLGRPNRQELVELVRSQLQTLLQQENLQGAKALLVPVQPADIAQAIEGLPEAMQAIAFRLLSKQEAIEVYEYLDPSVQQSLIAEFKHQDVLDIVDQMPPDDRARLFDELPAKVVRRLLQQLSPEERQATALLLGYKVGTAGRLMTPEYISLKESMTIAQALERIRSLANATEIIYYLYVTDGHRHLTGTLSLRDLVMAQPEQTVSEIMTREAVFVHTDTDQEEVAQIIQHYDFVALPVVDTEQRLVGIVTVDDVIDVLQQEATEDIYTLGGVQAGGDNYFQTNLVVVARKRVVWLLVLLVTNTATAVVIQNQEAILEQVVALTFFIPLLIDAGGNVGAQSSTVVIRGLSTQEIRSKRVVGVIGREAIAGAILGLMLGTVVTVWAYFLQGNWGVALSVGISLFAISVLASVSGSALPFLFRRLGLDPALMSAPFITTAVDVLGVFIYLSVARLILQL
- a CDS encoding APC family permease, which codes for MALIVGVAIGVGIFETPSLVAANVESAFGALFVWFLGGAMSLIGAMCYAELATAYPHVGGNYHYLMRAFGKNWAFLFAWARMTVIQTGSIALLAFVFGDYISQLWRLGDYSPSIYAAGVIVILTIVNIVGIQQGKSTQKWLTVATILGLVLVIVAGLVFTPPPVVSAAPTSQGNFGLAMVFVLLSYGGWNEAAYISADLQNTKRNMVRSLLWSIGIITVIYLLINIAYITGLGLSGMAQQEAVAASLMRRAFGELGAVFISLLVAVATLGGINATIFTGARSNYALGQDFALFSFMGDWRNRSSTLTKAMLAQGAITLFLVLLGTVTRKGFETMVDYTAPVFWFFFLLSGVSLLVLRVREPHVFRPFRVPFYPLTPILFCLICGYLLYSSLAYTGVGALAGVAVVLAGVLLLPISRQR
- a CDS encoding glucose 1-dehydrogenase, with amino-acid sequence MKGLKGKNVLVTGASSGIGQAIAVRFAQEGANVAINYRKNPEDAKETEEMVENACGEIRGCGVESLLVQADVSQEEDVVKMVAAVVEKFGRLDILINNAGIQIEGAAHEMKIEDFDRVVAVNLRGAYICARETLKHFLSRSGGGVILNISSVHEIIPKPKYVGYSVSKGGMENLTRSLALEYASNNIRVNAIAPGATITPINKSWINDPEAKAEVESNIPMGRAGTSEEMAASVAFLCSNEAAYITGQTLFIDGGLTLYPSFREPWSS
- a CDS encoding SAM-dependent methyltransferase; translation: MQLHRMLGLLVVSVSVSSLMFTGCTQQRNFEAEAEAQTPTTAAQPQERQANVPYVPTPEKVIERMLKLANVSSNDVLYDLGSGDGRIPITAVQKYGASRAIGIEINPELVQRSRENSQKAGVTDRVSFLQQDLFQTDLSQATVVTLYLLPSVNLQLRPKLLQELKPGTRIVSHDFDMGEWKPERVERVQGSARQHTIYYWVVPENPSANLQ
- a CDS encoding methyltransferase codes for the protein MQLSLFKRTSQHTTPSSFCTFNFNTPNPKQAAKLRELAASMQQSINSKLNPAINKQRATKRRKTIAQGIIAEGVELQTIQSWLLAIAEMWFFGNIPEVLRGISQKSQVEALYKISQRAKTLEEVKEVFKDESYQDRVKSLNRASIYTASEIMSAIAEIQKVVKLEEVDTTQQELNRLELEIIGMKSGDFFPTPSSICDRLIQLAEINENSRILEPSAGSGCIAESIFKKYPQANLEVVEINPTLRKILELKRFNLVGRDFLDYTTENLYSHIIMNPPFSQLIEHIYHACKLMKSGGILIAIIPESVFFNRKYQDFKAWLDSRDTYKESLPKDAFIQSNNPTGVVTRIIKINKP